In Denticeps clupeoides chromosome 1, fDenClu1.1, whole genome shotgun sequence, a single window of DNA contains:
- the sccpdha.1 gene encoding saccharopine dehydrogenase-like oxidoreductase, whose translation MVTVSASSGRPYHLIIYGASGFTGQFVVEEVARTSSEGPKGNLKWAIAGRSRPKLEKVLEQAAEALGRPDLKSVDIIIADVGEPESLAAMCRQGVIVLNCVGPYRFFGEPVVQACVENGAHLLDVSGEPQFLEGIQLNYHDKASEQGVYIIGSCGFDSIPADMGVIYTRDQFKGTLTTVESFLSANTGPEGARLNEGTWQSAIYGLADSSKLRSLRKKFGHKPLPVVGTKIKRRSALFFSREMQQYAVPFMGTDPSVVKRTQRYLAEELHESPVQYGAYVGIGGISSVFKFLFFGMMFWFMVKCSFGRKLLIKFPEFFSLGYFSKTGPTRKQIEETSFQFVFFGEGYTEDQDPSQGKPNAKIRTVVQGPEPGYVATPISMVQAAITILNEPESLPKKGGVYTPGSAFGKTTIIKRLDKHGIKFSIM comes from the exons ATGGTCACGGTCAGCGCGTCGTCCGGGCGGCCCTATCACCTCATCATATACGGAGCGTCGGGCTTCACCGGGCAGTTCGTGGTGGAGGAAGTCGCCCGGACGTCGTCCGAGGGTCCGAAGGGGAACCTGAAATGGGCTATCGCCGGGAGGAGCAGACCGAAGCTGGAAAAAGTTCTGGAGCAGGCCGCCGAGGCGCTCG GTCGGCCGGATCTGAAGTCCGTGGATATCATCATTGCAGACGTTGGTGAACCAGAATCCTTAGCGGCGATGTGCAGACAGGGGGTGATTGTTCTCAACTGTGTTGGTCCT TACAGGTTTTTTGGCGAGCCTGTTGTGCAGGCCTGTGTGGAAAACGGGGCGCACCTCCTCGACGTTTCTGGAGAGCCGCAG TTCCTTGAGGGGATCCAGCTGAACTACCATGACAAGGCCTCGGAGCAAGGCGTGTACATTATTGGTAGCTGCGGGTTTGACTCCATCCCCGCTGACATGGGGGTTATTTACACCCGGGACCAGTTTAAAG GGACACTAACAACTGTTGAAAGCTTTCTGTCCGCCAACACTGGCCCTGag ggtGCTCGTCTTAATGAGGGCACATGGCAGTCTGCCATCTATGGCCTAGCAGACAGCAGCAAGCTGAGGAGCCTCCGAAAGAAGTTCGGACACAAGCCTCTCCCTGTGGTGGGAACTAAAATCAAAAGGAG GAGTGCTCTGTTCTTCAGCCGGGAGATGCAGCAGTACGCGGTGCCCTTCATGGGCACAGACCCGTCGGTAGTGAAGAGGACTCAGCGCTACCTGGCCGAGGAGCTCCACGAGTCTCCG GTCCAGTATGGTGCATATGTTGGAATTGGAGGAATTTCATCTGTATTCAAATTCCTCTTCTTCGGCATGATGTTCTGGTTCATGGTGAAGTGTAGTTTTGGCAGGAAACTTCTGATTAAG TTCCCAGAATTCTTTTCCCTTGGTTACTTCTCAAAAACTGGACCAACTAGAAAGCAg ATCGAAGAAACTTCCTTTCAGTTTGTCTTCTTTGGAGAAGGCTACACAGAGGACCAGGACCCCTCGCAAGGAAAGCCCAATGCTAAGATTCGAACTGTAGTCCAAGGACCAG AGCCTGGATATGTGGCCACTCCAATCTCCATGGTGCAGGCGGCCATCACAATTCTGAACGAGCCGGAGTCTCTCCCTAAAAA GGGTGGAGTCTATACCCCTGGATCTGCTTTTGGCAAGACCACCATCATTAAGCGCCTGGACAAGCACGGCATCAAGTTCTCCATCATGTGA